The genomic window GTCCGTTCGGAAATTCCAGTCTCAGTTCCAGCGCCTTACCTGATGCGTCATGCATAACTGTCAGCTCCATTCTTTTTATTGATATTTCACAAAATTATTCCTTGACGTAAATGATTTTCAGACTATACTTATTGTAGCGCAAAGATTTAGGATTGAAAAGTATTAAAGTGCGAAAGCATCATATTTTCATCAAATTTTCAAAAGTTTTATTCATTACTGATAATTATAACACAAAATGGGAAATATTTGAGACAAAAATTAATTTTCTAAGGAGGAGTTTGACAATGACAACAGTACATCTGGACGGAAAATCGCTGACCCTGCAGGACGTCGTGAACGTTGCCCGTAAAGGCTACAAGGTGGAGATCGCACCCGAGGCCAAGGAACAGATCAAAGAATGCGCGGCATCCGTAAGCGAATGGGTGAAGGAGGGCCGCGTCGTCTACGGCATCACTACCGGCTTCGGAGACCTCGCATCGGTGGTCATCCCCCGCGATAAAGGACGCCAGCTCCAGGAGAACCTTCTTCTGAGTCACGCCTGCGGCTACGGCGAGCCGTACCCCGAAGACGTCGTCCGCGCCATCATGCTTCTCCGCATCAATACTCTCACCCGCGGCTTCTCGGGCATCAGCCTTGAGACGCTGCAGCAGATGGTCGACTATCTGAACCTCGGCATCCATCCCGTCGTCCCCACCCAGGGCTCCGTCGGCGCGAGCGGCGACCTCTGCCCCCTCTCGCATGTGGCGATCTCACTCATCGGACATGGCGATGTGATCTATAAAGGACAGAAGATGTCCGCCTCCGAGGTGCTCGCCAAGGTCGGCATGAAGCCCGTCGAGCTTCAGCCGAAGGAGGGACTTGCCCTCAACAACGGTACGACGGTCATGAACGCCGTGGCGGCGCTCTGCATCGTCGACGCGATGAATATGATGAAGAACGCCGACGTCGCCGCCTCAATGTCGGCTGAGGCGCTCCACGCCGTTCCCTACGCCTTTGACAGGCGCACGCACGACCTTCGCCCCCAGGTTGGTCAGGGCGTCGTCGCGGAAAATATCCGCCGTCTCATCGAGGGCAGCGAGATAATAGAGGCCTTCAAAAAGGACCGCGTACAGGACGCCTATTCGCTGCGCTGCCTGCCGCAGGTGCACGGCGCGAGCCGCGACGCCATCGGATATGTGAAGGAAAAGGTCGAAATAGAGATCAACTCCGTTACCGACAACCCCATCATCTTCCATAAGGACGGCGACGCGATCAGCGGCGGCAACTTCCACGGACAGCCGATGGCTATGGCGATGGATTTCTTCGGTATCGCCGCCGCCGAGTTCGCCAGCATCTCCGAGCGCCGCGTCGCGCGTCTCGTGGACCACA from Cloacibacillus sp. includes these protein-coding regions:
- the hutH gene encoding histidine ammonia-lyase, coding for MTTVHLDGKSLTLQDVVNVARKGYKVEIAPEAKEQIKECAASVSEWVKEGRVVYGITTGFGDLASVVIPRDKGRQLQENLLLSHACGYGEPYPEDVVRAIMLLRINTLTRGFSGISLETLQQMVDYLNLGIHPVVPTQGSVGASGDLCPLSHVAISLIGHGDVIYKGQKMSASEVLAKVGMKPVELQPKEGLALNNGTTVMNAVAALCIVDAMNMMKNADVAASMSAEALHAVPYAFDRRTHDLRPQVGQGVVAENIRRLIEGSEIIEAFKKDRVQDAYSLRCLPQVHGASRDAIGYVKEKVEIEINSVTDNPIIFHKDGDAISGGNFHGQPMAMAMDFFGIAAAEFASISERRVARLVDHKLSDLPPFLVSDSGVNSGFMIPQYTAAAIVSENKVLAHPSVVDSIPTSANQEDHVSMGGYSARKGRQILDNTNRVIAVEMVNAAQGMDFRAPLKPGKGSGAAFKEFRKHVPFYEKDQFMQPLLLKSLELVENGTVVKAVEEAIGELK